In Spirobacillus cienkowskii, a genomic segment contains:
- a CDS encoding acyl-CoA thioesterase, with the protein MNSKMFIYEMIIKEHHLDSFAHVNNAEYLKILEEARWEFIHHNGYGLEEIQKYKKGPVILEVNLKFMKELKLREKIQIKTQCVDFNRKILKLEQKIINTKNEVCTLALFTLGFFDLNQRKIIENTPEWIKAIGIDSN; encoded by the coding sequence ATGAATAGTAAAATGTTTATTTATGAAATGATTATCAAAGAGCACCATTTGGACTCTTTTGCGCATGTAAACAATGCCGAGTATTTAAAAATTTTAGAAGAGGCACGTTGGGAATTTATTCATCACAACGGCTATGGCCTCGAAGAAATTCAAAAATATAAAAAAGGTCCAGTTATATTAGAAGTTAATTTAAAATTTATGAAAGAATTAAAACTTCGTGAAAAAATCCAAATTAAAACACAATGCGTTGACTTTAATAGAAAAATTTTAAAGCTTGAACAAAAAATTATCAATACTAAAAATGAAGTCTGTACTCTTGCATTATTTACATTAGGTTTTTTTGATCTCAATCAAAGAAAAATAATTGAAAACACACCCGAATGGATTAAAGCAATTGGAATTGACTCAAATTGA
- a CDS encoding DUF3025 domain-containing protein, translated as MAYPINSRVEEKENNKSQPTLRDWNSQFLTCSELFFPIMPYGQIFSNNTDWPSLNELNYYKPQGLITRSGLEIFFILQKGARHKVGLDNLYEPRIYLKGEVKTRSKNWHDFFNSQIWYHFPKSKAALNMRHFIAFDEIAQFPWSASPISRSREQDFLTMFDEGGCALMCSAERSMPFIFGHATYEQIVYGNLDLSMCTLKIQCDDSFFNLNSIEQIAYVDHSLALLLANRSLYKKSNAFFSLSITKAKEFLLNLSQFQLL; from the coding sequence ATGGCATACCCTATCAATTCAAGGGTTGAAGAAAAAGAAAATAACAAGTCCCAACCTACATTGAGAGATTGGAATTCGCAATTTTTAACATGCTCTGAACTATTCTTTCCTATTATGCCATATGGTCAGATTTTTTCAAACAACACTGATTGGCCAAGCTTAAATGAACTGAATTATTACAAGCCTCAAGGTCTTATCACTCGCTCGGGTTTAGAAATTTTTTTTATTTTACAAAAAGGAGCACGTCATAAAGTTGGTTTAGATAATTTGTATGAGCCAAGGATTTATCTAAAAGGCGAAGTTAAAACTCGCTCAAAAAATTGGCATGATTTTTTTAATTCTCAAATTTGGTATCATTTTCCTAAATCTAAAGCAGCTTTAAATATGCGGCATTTTATTGCATTTGATGAAATTGCACAATTTCCTTGGTCAGCATCTCCAATCAGCCGAAGCAGAGAACAAGATTTTCTAACAATGTTTGATGAAGGAGGATGTGCATTGATGTGTTCTGCTGAAAGATCAATGCCTTTTATTTTTGGTCATGCAACTTATGAACAAATTGTTTACGGTAATCTTGATTTATCAATGTGTACTCTTAAAATCCAGTGTGATGACAGTTTTTTTAATCTTAACAGCATTGAGCAAATAGCGTACGTTGATCATTCTTTGGCTTTGTTGCTTGCAAACCGAAGCTTATATAAAAAAAGTAATGCCTTTTTTTCTCTGTCAATCACTAAAGCAAAAGAATTTTTACTCAATTTGAGTCAATTCCAATTGCTTTAA